In one window of Enterobacteriaceae endosymbiont of Donacia cincticornis DNA:
- the tyrS gene encoding tyrosine--tRNA ligase: MIKKNKTNILKKLKDRNILYQITNQNKLFTILSQQNINLYCGFDLTADSLHIGHLIQLFTLKYFQELGHKPIILLGGATSLIGDPSFKLKERKMNSIDIINIWFHKISIQIKKILDFNCGKNSAIIVNNYNWFYKTNILFFLEKIGKYFYINHMMNKDSIKNRMINNEINGISFAEFSYTLLQSYDFAYLNKNFDVILQLGGSDQWGNITSGIDLIKKMYKKKVFGITTNLIVKNDGTKFGKTEKKTIWLDKNKTSPYEFFQFWLNIPDSLIFKFLYMFTNLELEIINDFKKKKNDIKKNSPQYLLAEYMTKIVHGEHNLVLSKKITNILFYKNIKNLSQNDFSILLNSINNIVINNKEFSLQKILILSKFASSHTQASKLIKSNSIYINNEQISKTSFIFTKYHKKFKHFTLLRKGKKNFCLIYWK; this comes from the coding sequence ATGATAAAAAAAAATAAAACAAATATTTTAAAAAAATTAAAAGATCGTAATATTCTATATCAAATTACTAATCAAAATAAATTATTTACAATTTTAAGTCAACAAAATATTAATCTTTATTGTGGTTTTGATTTAACAGCAGATAGTTTACATATAGGACATTTAATACAATTATTTACATTAAAATATTTTCAAGAATTAGGACATAAACCAATTATTTTATTAGGTGGAGCTACGAGTTTAATTGGAGATCCTAGTTTTAAATTAAAAGAAAGAAAAATGAACTCAATAGATATTATTAATATCTGGTTTCATAAAATTAGTATACAGATAAAAAAAATTTTAGATTTTAATTGTGGTAAAAATAGTGCAATTATTGTTAATAATTACAACTGGTTTTATAAAACTAATATTTTATTTTTCTTAGAAAAAATAGGCAAATATTTTTATATTAATCATATGATGAATAAAGATTCTATTAAAAATAGAATGATAAATAATGAAATTAATGGTATTTCTTTTGCTGAATTTTCTTATACTTTATTACAATCTTATGATTTTGCTTACTTAAATAAAAATTTTGATGTTATTCTCCAATTAGGGGGATCTGATCAATGGGGAAATATTACATCAGGAATTGATTTAATAAAAAAAATGTATAAAAAAAAAGTTTTTGGAATAACAACTAATTTAATTGTTAAAAATGATGGAACAAAATTTGGTAAAACAGAAAAAAAAACAATATGGTTAGATAAAAATAAAACTAGTCCATATGAATTTTTTCAATTTTGGTTAAATATTCCAGATTCACTTATATTTAAGTTTTTATATATGTTTACTAATTTAGAATTAGAAATTATTAACGATTTTAAAAAAAAAAAAAACGATATTAAAAAAAATAGTCCTCAATATCTACTTGCAGAATATATGACAAAAATAGTACATGGAGAACATAATTTAGTTTTATCTAAAAAAATAACAAACATACTTTTTTATAAAAATATAAAAAATTTATCACAAAACGACTTTTCAATACTATTGAATAGTATTAATAATATTGTTATAAATAACAAAGAATTTTCTTTGCAAAAAATATTAATTTTAAGTAAATTTGCATCTTCTCATACCCAAGCATCTAAATTAATTAAATCTAATTCTATATATATAAATAATGAACAAATATCAAAAACATCATTTATATTTACTAAATATCATAAAAAATTTAAACATTTTACTTTATTACGTAAAGGTAAAAAAAACTTTTGTTTAATTTATTGGAAATAA